A stretch of the Solanum dulcamara chromosome 6, daSolDulc1.2, whole genome shotgun sequence genome encodes the following:
- the LOC129891882 gene encoding uncharacterized protein LOC129891882 isoform X1 → MGSSRPYNSTPYENWSNGQWHDPNSHGPEHRWQPSFPRPPPPRQIPQNPRRVVHDPWLPVTDGPFPVPHGATSYPYRGQPRRRLPHAPVRVLVHNDDLTQHEPYPRPSQLPFDSPPPLWFMQNSETSRDESKLSPNEQKETLNKLKKEIYNPVQSKVAKQVGLYFRGLNNITTNESSKDKDEDGKRCSICLEDFVPKEMVTVTPCRHMFHEDCIVPWVKSHGSCPVCRFAICERMKQDTTDSSAPRTTIATNTMPAHELMMERDLISIMSAFDETFELDQIRSFLLPRLTRG, encoded by the exons ATGGGCAGCAGCAGGCCTTATAATTCTACACCATATGAAAATTGGAGCAATGGACAGTGGCATGATCCTAATTCACATGGACCTGAGCACAGATGGCAACCCAGTTTCCCTCGTCCTCCGCCTCCCCGGCAAATCCCTCAG AATCCTAGACGTGTCGTTCATGATCCATGGTTGCCTGTAACAGATGGACCATTTCCAGTACCTCACGGTGCAACTAG TTATCCATATCGAGGCCAACCACGACGTAGGCTACCTCATGCTCCTGTTCGTGTTCTAGTCCATAACGATGATCTAACACAACATGAACCATATCCGAGACCAAGCCAACTTCCATTTGATTCTCCTCCTCCTCTATGGTTTATGCAGAACAGTGAAACGTCGAGGGATGAATCCAAATTGAGCCCAAATGAGCAAAAGGAAACCTTGAATAAGCTCAAGAAAGAAATCTACAATCCTGTACAATCAAAAGTTGCAAAACAAGTAGGACTTTACTTTAGAGGCTTGAATAATATTACCACCAACGAATCGAGCAAGGACAAGGATGAGGATGGTAAAAGATGTTCAATTTGCTTGGAAGATTTTGTGCCTAAAGAAATGGTGACAGTTACACCATGTAGACACATGTTCCACGAAGACTGCATcgttccatgggtgaaaagtcATGGCTCGTGCCCTGTTTGTCGATTTGCTATCTGTGAAAGAATGAAACAGGACACAACAGACTCATCGGCGCCAAGGACTACTATTGCAACAAACACAATGCCAGCACATGAACTGATGATGGAAAGGGAC